A single genomic interval of Spinacia oleracea cultivar Varoflay chromosome 6, BTI_SOV_V1, whole genome shotgun sequence harbors:
- the LOC110801335 gene encoding uncharacterized protein, producing MAANYLFCRASATKIINSSQLLNPLSKTLASSNTPLSYQFLRYVHTTFSGNAFQKIPRKNSRNMSTFPDYNLPDTAFGLDSRVPATIITGFLGSGKTTLLNHILTANHGKRIAVIENEFGEVDIDGSLVASHSSSNEEILMVNNGCLCCTVRGDLVKMLIELVTQRRDKFDHIIIETTGLAKPGPVIETFCSDEMVSRHVKLDGVVTMVDSKHATRHLNEVKPRFVVNECTEQVAYADRIIINKTDLVTEADLEVLTKKIRHINGMAQIQHTKYGVVDIDYVLGVGGYDLDRVESVVRSDDSDCASHEHKKDHEHHKGHHHDHAHDSAVTSVSIVSEGTIDLDELDDWLERLIEEKAEDLYRYKGVLSVNGSEQRYVLQGVHTMYDGCPGNTWAPDEKRINKLVFIGRDLNETRLRKGFKGCLA from the exons ATGGCTGCTAATTACTTGTTTTGTAGAGCTTCTGCAACTAAAATCATCAACTCTTCCCAATTGTTAAACCCTTTAAGCAAAACCCTTGCTTCTTCCAATACTCCATTATCGTACCAATTCCTTAGATATGTTCATACTACATTCTCTGGAAATGCATTTCAAAAAATTCCCAGAAAAAATTCAAGGAATATGTCAACATTCCCTGATTATAATCTCCCGGATACAGCTTTCGGCCTTGATTCTCGTGTTCCTGCTACTATTATCACTGGATTTCTTGGCTCTGGCAAG ACTACTCTGCTGAATCATATCCTGACAGCTAATCACGGCAAGCGCATCGCTGTCATCGAAAATGAG TTTGGGGAGGTAGACATTGATGGCTCTTTGGTTGCAAGCCACTCATCTTCTAATGAAGAAATTCTTATGGTCAATAATGGTTGTTTGTGCTGTACTGTACGCGGAGATCTAGTGAAAATGTTGATAGAGTTGGTTACGCAGAGGCGGGACAAGTTTGATCACATAATCATTGAGACAACAG GTCTTGCGAAACCAGGTCCAGTAATTGAGACGTTTTGCAGTGATGAGATGGTATCACGTCATGTAAAACTTGATGGAGTTGTAACAATGGTTGATTCTAAACATGCTACGAGACATTTGAATGAAGTTAAACCAAGATTTGTTGTGAATGAGTGTACTGAACAAGTTGCTTATGCAGACCGAATCATTATAAATAAG ACAGATTTGGTGACTGAGGCAGACTTGGAAGTGTTGACAAAGAAAATCAGG CATATAAATGGGATGGCACAAATACAGCACACAAAATATGGAGTTGTGGACATTGACTATGTTTTGGGAGTAGGTGGATATGATCTTGACAG GGTTGAATCTGTTGTTCGATCAGATGATTCAGATTGTGCTAGTCATGAACATAAAAAGGATCATG AACATCATAAGGGCCATCATCATGATCATGCTCATGATTCTGCTGTGACAAGTGTCAGCATTGTTTCGGAAGGAACTATTGATCTTGATGAG CTTGATGATTGGCTTGAAAGACTGATCGAGGAGAAGGCAGAAGACTTATACAGGTACAAGGGAGTCTTATCAGTGAATGGATCTGAACAACGTTATGTTCTACAG GGTGTTCATACTATGTATGACGGTTGCCCGGGAAACACGTGGGCTCCGGATGAAAAGAGGATAAACAAACTGGTCTTTATAGGACGCGATTTGAATGAAACAAGGTTGCGAAAAGGCTTCAAAGGATGTTTAGCGTGA
- the LOC110801336 gene encoding probable aquaporin NIP5-1, whose translation MSTSNHVTSLPPVTPASANEPPLSQPSSKPSTSKLFHTTVLKKAGAEFVGTFILVFTAAAGPIVDQKFSGIETLIGNAACSGLAVLILVLSIGHISKAHMNPAVTLAYAALGHFPWAQVPIFILAEILGSLSASFLLKAAYHPFMSGGVTVPSVSSGQAFLLEFVATFILMFVIVAVATDHTAVGDLAGVAIGGAVMLDILIIGPMTGASMNPARTLGPAIATGRYRGIWIYMVAPPLGAILGAAVYALIKLPKDE comes from the exons ATGTCGACAAGTAACCACGTGACCTCGTTGCCACCGGTAACACCAGCGTCGGCCAATGAACCACCGTTGAGTCAGCCATCGTCGAAGCCATCAACCAGCAAGCTGTTCCACACCACAGTTCTTAAAAAG GCAGGTGCTGAATTCGTAGGGACGTTCATCTTGGTATTCACAGCAGCAGCAGGTCCAATAGTAGACCAAAAATTCAGCGGCATCGAAACTTTAATCGGAAACGCAGCATGTTCCGGGCTAGCAGTTCTAATACTAGTCTTATCAATCGGTCACATTTCGAAAGCCCATATGAACCCGGCTGTAACGCTAGCATACGCAGCCCTCGGGCATTTTCCATGGGCTCAAGTACCCATTTTCATCTTAGCCGAAATTCTCGGGTCCCTCTCGGCTTCCTTCTTGCTCAAGGCCGCTTACCACCCTTTCATGTCCGGTGGTGTTACCGTGCCTTCTGTTAGCTCCGGACAGGCGTTTCTGCTCGAGTTTGTTGCCACTTTCATCCTCATGTTTGTCATCGTCGCAGTTGCTACTGACCATACTGCT GTGGGCGACTTAGCAGGAGTCGCAATTGGTGGCGCCGTCATGCTTGACATTCTCATCATTGG GCCAATGACGGGTGCATCAATGAACCCAGCACGGACACTAGGACCAGCCATAGCAACAGGAAGGTATCGTGGAATATGGATATACATGGTGGCTCCGCCATTGGGTGCTATTCTTGGTGCTGCTGTTTATGCACTCATCAAGCTTCCCAAAGATGAGTGA